A single window of Hippocampus zosterae strain Florida chromosome 15, ASM2543408v3, whole genome shotgun sequence DNA harbors:
- the bag1 gene encoding BAG family molecular chaperone regulator 1 isoform X2: protein MSAQAISVFVAYGSTKHNIKVTTQEEGKSPTVKDLSDCLTQLTGVPQASQKLIFKGKSLKDMEQTLSSYGISDGCKLMMIGKRNSPEEEAELKKLKDIEKSVEQMAKKLEKVDGELTGLKNGFLAKDLQADALGKLDHRVKVAAEQFMKILEQIDALKVPDNFNDCRHKKKGLVKMVQDFLAQCDKMEACISDHLTKIQSKNLALAD from the exons ATGTCGGCGCAAGCTATCAGCGTGTTCGTCGCTTACG GTTCTACGAAGCACAATATCAAGGTGACCACTCAGGAGGAGGGCAAGAGTCCCACTGTCAAAGACCTGTCAGATTGTCTCACACAGCTCACCGGAGTCCCTCAAGCCTCTCAGAAGCTAATCTTCAAGG GGAAGTCGCTGAAAGACATGGAACAGACACTGTCCAGCTACGGGATAAGTGACGGATGCAAGCTCATGATGATTGGAAAGAGG AACAGTCCAGAGGAGGAAGCTGAGCTAAAGAAGCTGAAAGACATCGAAAAATCAGTGGAGCAGATGGCAAAAAAGTTGGAGAAGGTTGACGGGGAGTTGACTGGACTGAAGAAT GGCTTCCTGGCCAAAGATCTTCAGGCTGACGCTCTGGGCAAACTTGACCATCGAGTGAAAGTCGCAGCCGAACAGTTTATGAAGATCCTGGAGCAGATCGATGCTCTG AAAGTCCCGGACAACTTCAATGACTGCCGGCACAAGAAAAAGGGCCTTGTGAAGATGGTGCAG GACTTCTTGGCCCAGTGTGACAAGATGGAGGCTTGCATATCAGACCACCTGACAAAGATCCAGTCTAAAAATCTGGCCCTGGCAGATTGA
- the oprk1 gene encoding kappa-type opioid receptor codes for MGCSSDQERMDTSVVHIHRGGGPEGMCPWDGEGEPAAGGCTWATSAASSLSLDALNGTWEGEADDTEPMSPIHPVIVAVYSLVFVVGLVGNCLVMYVIIRYTKMKTATNIYILNLAVADALVTTTIPFQSTDFLLSSWPFGEVACKVFISIDYYNMFTSIFTLTMMSVDRYVAVCHPVKALDFRTPVKAKVINVLIWVLSSTAGMPAMILGGTKTNNGTTECALQFPEPYIYWDTLMKICVFIFAFVVPVVIISVCYTLMILRLKSVRLLSGSREKDRNLRRIARLVLVVVAVFVVCWTPIHIFILVKALSPHVPETTPVMAAYFFCVALGYTNSSLNPILYAFLDENFKRCFRDFCCPGSRRDCQGVSRVRSTLRDHSCPPGNRGDPRQPRPV; via the exons ATGGGTTGCAG CAGCGATCAAGAACGCATGGATACCAGCGTGGTGCACATCCACCGAGGAGGAGGGCCCGAGGGCATGTGTCCCTGGGACGGGGAGGGAGAGCCGGCGGCTGGGGGGTGCACCTGGGCGActtccgccgcctcctccttgtCCTTGGACGCCTTAAACGGGACGTGGGAGGGGGAAGCCGACGACACCGAGCCTATGTCGCCCATTCACCCGGTCATCGTGGCCGTGTACTCGCTAGTGTTCGTGGTGGGCCTGGTGGGCAACTGCCTCGTCATGTACGTCATCATCAG GTACACAAAGATGAAGACAGCCACCAACATCTACATCCTGAACCTAGCGGTGGCGGACGCACTGGTGACCACCACCATACCCTTCCAGAGCACCGATTTCCTGCTCAGCTCGTGGCCTTTTGGTGAGGTGGCGTGCAAGGTGTTCATCTCAATTGACTACTACAACATGTTCACCAGCATCTTCACGCTCACCATGATGAGCGTGGACCGTTACGTGGCCGTGTGCCACCCTGTCAAGGCCCTCGACTTCCGCACACCTGTCAAAGCCAAAGTCATCAATGTGCTCATCTGGGTGCTGTCGTCCACCGCCGGCATGCCTGCTATGATTCTGGGTGGCACCAAGACCAACAATG GGACAACAGAATGCGCTCTCCAGTTCCCCGAGCCGTACATTTACTGGGACACGCTGATGAAGATCTGCGTGTTCATCTTTGCCTTTGTGGTGCCCGTCGTCATCATCAGCGTGTGCTACACGCTGATGATCCTACGCCTCAAGAGCGTCCGCCTGTTGTCCGGCTCACGCGAGAAGGACCGCAACTTGCGGCGTATCGCCCGCCTGGTTCTGGTGGTGGTGGCTGTCTTTGTGGTGTGCTGGACCCCCATCCACATTTTCATCCTGGTCAAGGCCCTGTCGCCACACGTGCCCGAGACCACGCCCGTCATGGCCGCTTACTTCTTCTGCGTAGCGCTGGGCTACACCAACAGCAGTCTCAACCCCATCCTCTACGCATTCCTGGACGAGAACTTCAAGAGATGCTTCCGAGACTTTTGCTGCCCCGGCTCCCGGAGGGATTGCCAGGGGGTGAGCCGGGTCAGGAGCACTCTGAGGGACCACTCGTGTCCCCCGGGCAACCGCGGAGACCCCAGGCAGCCCAGGCCAGTATGA
- the chmp5a gene encoding charged multivesicular body protein 5, whose translation MNRLFGRSKPRAPAPDLSQCIGNVDARGESIEKKISMLDAELFKYKEQMKKLKDGPSKNMVKQKAMRVLKQKKMYEGQREQLAQQSFNMEQANYTLQTLKDTKSTVDAMKISAKEMKRAYKEVKVDQIDDLQDQLEDLMEDANEVQEAMSRSYGTPDIDEDDLEAELDALGDELLLDEDTSYLDDASAAPSIPEGMPGESKTDKDGVLVDEFGLPQIPAT comes from the exons ATGAACAGACTATTCGGGCGAAGTAAACCAAGAGCGCCTGCCCCAGATCTGTCACAGTGTATCGGCAAT GTGGACGCCAGGGGTGAGTCTATCGAGAAGAAGATCAGCATGCTGGACGCAGAGCTTTTTAAGTACAAGGAGCAGATGAAAAAGCTGAAGGATGGGCCCTCCAAG aACATGGTGAAACAGAAGGCCATGCGAGTGCTGAAACAGAAGAAGAT GTACGAGGGTCAGCGAGAGCAGCTGGCTCAGCAGTCTTTCAACATGGAGCAGGCCAACTACACCCTGCAGACGCTGAAGGACACCAAGTCGACT GTGGACGCCATGAAGATTAGCGCCAAGGAAATGAAAAGGGCCTACAAGGAAGTCAAAGTGGATCAGATTGAT GACCTGCAGGACCAACTGGAGGACCTGATGGAGGATGCCAACGAGGTTCAGGAGGCCATGAGTCGTAGCTACGGCACTCCCGATATTGACGAGGATGACTTGGAAGCAG AGCTGGACGCACTCGGTGATGAGCTCCTGCTAGACGAAGACACTTCTTACCTGGACGATGCGTCGGCCGCTCCCTCTATCCCTGAGGGCATGCCTGGAGAAAGCAAGACAGACAAG GACGGCGTTTTGGTGGACGAGTTTGGCCTCCCGCAGATTCCCGCCACTTAA
- the cnn2 gene encoding calponin-2 translates to MRTPSARVYFIGLLFGGKSTEQQALTVVIMKKYILEPNSQIHDITSIINYFSCKQKSSNQRSGFVERWCLQSPLEKPQSVKAWRELSCLSKSYSLDEALRAFQLAAVKEKRKHFVQPPDAAKLFSLLFNSPTGHFQPIDSQNLTMSFNRGPSYGLTAEVRNKIAMKYDLQKEEELRIWIEDLTGASIGPDFQNGLKSGVILCQLINKLRPGSVKTINHSSLNWHQLENLTNFIAAIKAYGMKPHDTFEANDLFENGNKTQLQTTLLALASMAKTNGAQSRVDIGVKYADKQKRTFDEEKLKAGQCVIGLQMGTNKCASQAGMNAYGTRRHLYDPKCPMLPPRDNTTISLQMGTNKGASQAGMTAPGTRRAIYDQKLGTDKCDNSTMSLQMGYSQGANQSGQNFGLGRQIYDAKYCTKGGEVAEETNGASGAYIPDYQDEGYQGYQEEEQAYREDGTDY, encoded by the exons ATGCGTACACCTTCTGCACGTGTCTACTTCATCGGCCTATTGTTCGGTGGCAAGTCCACGGAGCAGCAGGCTTTGACCGTTGTCATTATGAAGAAATA TATCTTGGAGCCAAACAGCCAAATACATGACATAACATCGATTATTAACTATTTTTCTTGTaaacaaaaatcatcaaatCAACGGTCCGGTTTTGTAGAACGGTGGTGCCTTCAGAGTCCTTTAGAAAAGCCACAAAGTGTAAAAGCATGGCGGGAACTCTCTTGTCTCTCCAAGTCTTACTCTTTGGACGAAGCCCTGAGAGCTTTCCAATTGGCGGCCGTCAAAGAGAAAAGGAAGCATTTCGTCCAGCCTCCGGACGCGGCCAAGTTATTTTCCTTACTTTTCAACTCGCCAACGGGTCATTTTCAACCGATTGACTCACAAAATCTCACAATGAGCTTCAACAGAGGTCCTTCTTACGGCTTAACCGCGGAAGTCAGAAACAAG ATTGCAATGAAATACGACCtccagaaggaggaggagctaAGGATCTGGATCGAGGATCTGACCGGCGCCTCCATCGGCCCCGACTTCCAGAACGGCCTCAAAAGTGGAGTCATCCTGTGCCA GCTGATTAACAAACTGCGACCCGGGTCTGTGAAAACAATCAACCACTCGTCGCTCAACTGGCACCAG CTGGAGAACTTGACCAACTTCATCGCGGCGATCAAAGCCTACGGCATGAAGCCCCACGACACCTTTGAGGCCAACGACCTTTTCGAGAATGGCAACAAGACGCAGTTGCAGACCACGCTGCTGGCGTTGGCCAGCATG GCCAAGACCAACGGCGCCCAGTCACGGGTGGACATTGGCGTGAAATATGCAGACAAGCAGAAGCGGACGTTCGACGAGGAGAAGCTGAAGGCTGGGCAGTGTGTTATCGGCCTCCAG ATGGGGACCAACAAGTGTGCCAGCCAGGCGGGTATGAACGCGTACGGCACCAGGAGGCATTTGTATGACCCCAAATGTCCAATGCTGCCCCCGAGGGACAACACCACCATCAGTCTGCAAATGGGGACCAACAAGGGGGCAAGCCAG gCCGGGATGACCGCGCCAGGGACGAGGCGCGCCATCTATGACCAGAAACTGGGCACGGACAAGTGTGACAACAGTACCATGTCCCTCCAGATGGGCTACAGCCAGGGAGCCAATCAGAGCGGCCAGAACTTTGGCCTGGGCCGGCAGATCTACGACGCCAAGTACTGTACCAAGGGCGGCGAGGTCGCAGAGGAAACTAATGGCGCCAGCGGAGCCTACATCCCAGACTACCAAGATGAGGGTTATCAGGGTTACCAAGAGGAGGAGCAGGCGTACAGGGAGGATGGGACGGATTACTAG
- the bag1 gene encoding BAG family molecular chaperone regulator 1 isoform X1, with protein MSAQAISVFVAYGSTKHNIKVTTQEEGKSPTVKDLSDCLTQLTGVPQASQKLIFKGKSLKDMEQTLSSYGISDGCKLMMIGKRNSPEEEAELKKLKDIEKSVEQMAKKLEKVDGELTGLKNGFLAKDLQADALGKLDHRVKVAAEQFMKILEQIDALKVPDNFNDCRHKKKGLVKMVQMSSHQDFLAQCDKMEACISDHLTKIQSKNLALAD; from the exons ATGTCGGCGCAAGCTATCAGCGTGTTCGTCGCTTACG GTTCTACGAAGCACAATATCAAGGTGACCACTCAGGAGGAGGGCAAGAGTCCCACTGTCAAAGACCTGTCAGATTGTCTCACACAGCTCACCGGAGTCCCTCAAGCCTCTCAGAAGCTAATCTTCAAGG GGAAGTCGCTGAAAGACATGGAACAGACACTGTCCAGCTACGGGATAAGTGACGGATGCAAGCTCATGATGATTGGAAAGAGG AACAGTCCAGAGGAGGAAGCTGAGCTAAAGAAGCTGAAAGACATCGAAAAATCAGTGGAGCAGATGGCAAAAAAGTTGGAGAAGGTTGACGGGGAGTTGACTGGACTGAAGAAT GGCTTCCTGGCCAAAGATCTTCAGGCTGACGCTCTGGGCAAACTTGACCATCGAGTGAAAGTCGCAGCCGAACAGTTTATGAAGATCCTGGAGCAGATCGATGCTCTG AAAGTCCCGGACAACTTCAATGACTGCCGGCACAAGAAAAAGGGCCTTGTGAAGATGGTGCAG ATGTCCTCGCATCAGGACTTCTTGGCCCAGTGTGACAAGATGGAGGCTTGCATATCAGACCACCTGACAAAGATCCAGTCTAAAAATCTGGCCCTGGCAGATTGA
- the LOC127616558 gene encoding myosin regulatory light chain 2, smooth muscle minor isoform-like yields the protein MSSKRAKGKNTKKRPQRATSNVFAMFDQSQIQEFKEAFNMIDQNRDGFIDKEDLHDMLASLGKTPTDDYLEAMMNEAPGPINFTMFLTMFGEKLNGTDPEDVIRNAFACFDEEGTGMIQDEQLRELLTTMGDRFTDEEVDELFREAPIDKKGNFNYMAFTRILKHGAKDKDN from the exons ATGTCGAGCAAAAGGGCCAAGGGCAAGAACACTAAGAAGCGCCCTCAGCGCGCCACCTCCAATGTGTTTGCAATGTTCGACCAGTCCCAGATCCAGGAGTTCAAGGAGGCCTTCAACATGATTGACCAAAACAGGGACGGCTTCATCGACAAGGAGGACCTGCACGACATGTTGGCCTCACTAG gtAAAACCCCCACTGATGACTACCTGGAGGCCATGATGAACGAAGCCCCGGGTCCGATCAACTTCACCATGTTCCTCACCATGTTCGGGGAGAAACTGAACGGCACCGACCCCGAGGACGTCATCCGAAATGCCTTTGCCTGCTTTGACGAGGAAGGCACCG GAATGATCCAGGACGAACAGCTCCGTGAGCTGTTGACCACCATGGGCGACAGGTTCACGGACGAGGAAGTGGATGAGCTCTTCCGGGAGGCGCCCATCGACAAGAAGGGCAACTTCAACTACATGGCGTTCACGCGTATCCTCAAGCACGGCGCCAAGGACAAGGACAATTAG